The following proteins are encoded in a genomic region of Canis lupus familiaris isolate Mischka breed German Shepherd chromosome 6, alternate assembly UU_Cfam_GSD_1.0, whole genome shotgun sequence:
- the SAP25 gene encoding histone deacetylase complex subunit SAP25 isoform X2, protein MAWEVAPSRMTVLAPWDLNYKAKAGPRMVWGPSCAPGASFSSRTLCHPSFWPLYEAASGRDLSPLAPAAGRQNGEQAPRDAGFPVMCHEDVFLSDPLLPCGQRVPLYLSEASQQVMGSLKLLLPPPIMSPWVLHTPSPGCSTAWLSGPELIALTGLLQMSQGAPRPASSGAPTPPVGPPGPVPDHPGPSGGPSSSHCTDPSVP, encoded by the exons ATGGCCTGGGAGGTGGCCCCCTCAAGGATGACTGTGTTAGCACCGTGGGACCTCAACTACAAGGCCAAAGCAGGGCCACGGATGGTGTGG GGACCTAGCTGTGCGCCTGGTGCCTCCTTCTCAAGCCGGACCTTGTGTCATCCCTCATTCTGGCCGCTGTACGAGGCAGCCTCAGGCCGGGACCTCAGTCCCCTGGCCCCAGCAGCAGGACGTCAGAATGGAGAGCAGGCACCCAGGGATGCAG GGTTCCCAGTGATGTGCCATGAAGATGTCTTTCTGTCAGACCCGCTGCTTCCCTGTGGGCAGCGTGTCCCCCTGTACCTGTCGGAGGCCTCTCAGCAG gTCATGGGCTCTCTGAAGCTGCTGCTCCCACCTCCTATCATGTCTCCCTGGGTGCTCCACACACCATCCCCGGGCTGCTCCACTGCCTGGCTCAGTGGGCCTGAGCTGATCGCCCTCACAGGCCTCCTGCAGATGAGCCAGGGGGCTCCTAGACCTGCCTCCTCCGGGGCTCCCACGCCCCCTGTTGGCCCCCCAGGCCCTGTACCTGACCACCCAGGCCCCAGTGGTGGCCCCAGCTCTTCTCACTGCACTGACCCATCTGTCCCATGA
- the SAP25 gene encoding histone deacetylase complex subunit SAP25 isoform X1, whose translation MLPGPPRRWDAGREAPEEQGPSAGSDSGEAWTSGEEAPGEPGASPQDSPQPWSRRPSWTQREQLLARSPPGLAAEHSPGTPVALSPQMAWEVAPSRMTVLAPWDLNYKAKAGPRMVWGPSCAPGASFSSRTLCHPSFWPLYEAASGRDLSPLAPAAGRQNGEQAPRDAGFPVMCHEDVFLSDPLLPCGQRVPLYLSEASQQVMGSLKLLLPPPIMSPWVLHTPSPGCSTAWLSGPELIALTGLLQMSQGAPRPASSGAPTPPVGPPGPVPDHPGPSGGPSSSHCTDPSVP comes from the exons ATGTTGCCCGGGCCGCCTCGGCGCTGGGACGCGGGCAGAGAGGCGCCGGAGGAGCAGGGCCCCTCGGCGGGCAGTGACTCCGGCGAGGCCTGGACCTCTGGAGAGGAAGCCCCGGGGGAGCCAGGAGCATCCCCACAGGACAG CCCGCAGCCCTGGTCACGAAGGCCTTCCTGGACCCAGAGGGAGCAGCTGCTGGCCCGGTCCCCGCCAGGCCTGGCTGCTGAGCACTCCCCGGGAACCCCAG TTGCCCTTTCCCCGCAGATGGCCTGGGAGGTGGCCCCCTCAAGGATGACTGTGTTAGCACCGTGGGACCTCAACTACAAGGCCAAAGCAGGGCCACGGATGGTGTGG GGACCTAGCTGTGCGCCTGGTGCCTCCTTCTCAAGCCGGACCTTGTGTCATCCCTCATTCTGGCCGCTGTACGAGGCAGCCTCAGGCCGGGACCTCAGTCCCCTGGCCCCAGCAGCAGGACGTCAGAATGGAGAGCAGGCACCCAGGGATGCAG GGTTCCCAGTGATGTGCCATGAAGATGTCTTTCTGTCAGACCCGCTGCTTCCCTGTGGGCAGCGTGTCCCCCTGTACCTGTCGGAGGCCTCTCAGCAG gTCATGGGCTCTCTGAAGCTGCTGCTCCCACCTCCTATCATGTCTCCCTGGGTGCTCCACACACCATCCCCGGGCTGCTCCACTGCCTGGCTCAGTGGGCCTGAGCTGATCGCCCTCACAGGCCTCCTGCAGATGAGCCAGGGGGCTCCTAGACCTGCCTCCTCCGGGGCTCCCACGCCCCCTGTTGGCCCCCCAGGCCCTGTACCTGACCACCCAGGCCCCAGTGGTGGCCCCAGCTCTTCTCACTGCACTGACCCATCTGTCCCATGA
- the LOC111096471 gene encoding LOW QUALITY PROTEIN: uncharacterized protein LOC111096471 (The sequence of the model RefSeq protein was modified relative to this genomic sequence to represent the inferred CDS: inserted 4 bases in 2 codons) has product MAAPRQPRTPSRQTCPCFCHAPGLSRCRAALRPPAEAEVSALPLLRAPRGPPRLQGYGSEKFRGNLAGACTTSQRVDARQGTGSSCTRATAAWAWGGLRGGAAGAQRPAPGRRLRPAGPHPTPGPGAPCDRRPASPGVSFHEDPGAWILAPLQDVWPVTLRPKGPGRTRGLGSGGYXALLRKPKGRGSGDTQASLPPALRLSPFSVRRCGQADSXFFLELGRSVPAGPGELWLQAPDAAVGAQSLHETVLAAMRCLGDGGAGGRAEPLPRDPPTSACTPGVSQPHATLASAAQSSSLSHRGGLREKGGKAALHPRTWNAASPRGPGTRPGAIMNPWGVAKLGATW; this is encoded by the exons ATGGCGGCCCCACGGCAGCCCCGGACTCCGAGCCGGCAGACGTGCCCCTGCTTCTGCCACGCCCCGGGCTTGTCCCGCTGCCGCGCGGCTCTGCGGCCCCCTGCGGAAGCAGAAGTCTCAGCGCTGCCGCTTCTGCGTGCTCCGCGCGGACCGCCGCGCCTCCAGGGCTACGGGAGCGAGAAGTTCCGCGGGAACCTGGCGGGCGCGTGCACCACCAGCCAGCGCGTGGACGCGCGCCAGGGCACCGGATCGTCCTGCACCCGCGCGACCGCAGCCTGGGCGTGGGGCGGCCTGCGAGGCGGAGCAGCAGGCGCACAGCGCCCTGCTCCTGGCCGGCGCCTCCGCCCCGCCG gcccacaccccacccccggcccaggAGCCCCCTGTGACCGGCGCCCCGCCTCTCCGGGTGTCAGCTTCCACGAGGACCCCGGCGCCTGGATCCTTGCTCCCCTTCAGGACGTCTGGCCCGTGACGCTGCGACCCAAGGGACCGGGGCGGACACGAGGCCTGGGCAGCGGCGGCTA GGCCTTGCTGCGGAAGCCCAAGGGCAGAGGCTCTGGGGACACTCAGGCTTCGCTGCCACCGGCCCTTCGCCTGTCCCCGTTCAGCGTGCGCCGCTGCGGCCAAGCAGACTC CTTCTTCCTGGAGCTCGGCCGCTCGGTGCCCGCAGGTCCCGGGGAGCTGTGGCTACAGGCGCCCGACGCCGCCGTGGGGGCCCAAAGCCTTCATGAGACTGTACTGGCCGCCATGAGGTGCCTCGGGGATGGCGGTGCGGGTGGCAGGGCTGAGCCACTGCCCAGGGATCCGCCGACCAGCGCCTGCACACCCGGCGTCTCCCAACCTCATGCGACCCTGGCCTCGGCAGCCCAGTCAAGCAGCCTGAGCCATCGCGGGGGCCTGCGTGAGAAGGGCGGGAAAGCAGCCCTGCACCCGAGGACCTGGAACGCGGCCTCACCCCGAGGACCTGGAACGCGGCCGGGAGCGATTATGAACCCATGGGGGGTGGCCAAACTAGGGGCTACATGGTGA